The Candidatus Dechloromonas phosphoritropha genome includes a region encoding these proteins:
- a CDS encoding Gx transporter family protein: protein MTASVTELTVTAEDRRVAWLATAAVALSLVDAAIPSPLPGVKPGLANIVTLVVLIRHGWATAVWVSGLRVLAGSLLLGYFLAPGFFLALTGTTFSLLTLGLARHLPERWFGPVSLSILAAFAHIGGQLLLARLWLIPHDGVFLLTPVFAAAALVFGTINGLIAARLLAEIPVANPVR from the coding sequence ATGACAGCCTCAGTTACTGAGCTGACCGTCACCGCCGAGGATCGGCGCGTCGCCTGGCTGGCCACCGCGGCGGTCGCCTTGTCGCTGGTTGATGCGGCAATCCCCAGCCCGCTGCCAGGGGTCAAGCCGGGCCTCGCCAACATCGTCACGCTGGTCGTCCTGATCCGTCACGGCTGGGCGACCGCCGTCTGGGTCAGTGGATTGCGCGTGCTCGCCGGCAGCCTGCTGCTCGGCTACTTTCTCGCCCCCGGCTTCTTCCTGGCACTGACCGGAACGACGTTCAGCCTGCTCACGCTCGGCCTCGCCCGCCATCTGCCGGAACGCTGGTTCGGGCCGGTCAGCCTGAGCATCCTCGCCGCCTTCGCCCACATCGGCGGCCAGTTGCTGCTCGCCCGCCTGTGGCTGATCCCGCATGACGGCGTTTTTTTGCTGACCCCGGTTTTCGCCGCCGCCGCGCTGGTGTTCGGCACCATCAACGGGCTGATTGCGGCTAGACTGCTGGCAGAAATCCCCGTTGCGAACCCTGTCCGATGA
- a CDS encoding NusG domain II-containing protein — MRWLAYLRAGDWLVIASGAAVVAFTLPLLWQGGFAERAIIRQDGRIFAEIDLGSRREVTVPGPLGATLVSVEPGRARVIADPGPRQYCVRQGWLARPGEIAICAPNRVSVQIAGRTRAYDSLSY; from the coding sequence ATGCGCTGGCTCGCCTACCTGCGGGCAGGCGACTGGCTGGTCATCGCCAGCGGCGCGGCAGTGGTTGCATTCACCCTCCCCTTGCTCTGGCAAGGTGGCTTTGCCGAGCGCGCGATCATCCGCCAGGATGGACGGATCTTCGCCGAGATCGATCTCGGCAGCCGGCGCGAAGTCACCGTCCCCGGCCCCCTCGGCGCCACGCTGGTTTCTGTAGAGCCGGGGCGCGCCCGCGTCATCGCCGATCCCGGGCCGCGCCAGTACTGCGTGCGTCAGGGCTGGCTGGCACGCCCCGGGGAGATCGCCATCTGTGCCCCCAACCGCGTCAGCGTCCAGATCGCCGGACGCACCCGCGCCTATGACAGCCTCAGTTACTGA
- a CDS encoding transposase, which yields MIPLAEIIRQHEGDYRACYGQQLTPERGQALQAMQHCRSTMASHLLAACPDCAERRLIPHSCGHRLCPHCQHHESERWLERQRRLQVPAEYFLLTFTLPAELRPLAFRQARAVYAALFAAAWATVQAFCRNDRKLKGEAGAVAVLHTHSRRLDLHPHVHLAMPAATLDPKTRRWRTKTGYLFNHQALAKVFRGKLLAALKQEGLSLPSQLPKKWVADCKSVGNGEKALVYLGRYLYRGVIRESDILSCENGQVSFRYRDSQSGEMKVRTESAADFLRLILQHVLPKGFRRARNYGFLHPNRKSLIALLHLVLRIAPRTPPIEKPRPAFLCPCCGTPMQIIRRRIPASTVRRRSSALMAETAV from the coding sequence ATGATCCCGCTCGCCGAGATCATCCGCCAGCATGAGGGCGACTACCGCGCCTGCTACGGCCAGCAGCTCACCCCGGAGCGGGGGCAGGCGCTCCAAGCGATGCAGCACTGTCGCAGCACGATGGCCTCGCACCTGCTCGCCGCCTGCCCGGACTGCGCCGAACGGCGGCTCATTCCACATTCCTGCGGGCATCGGCTTTGCCCGCACTGCCAGCACCACGAGAGCGAACGCTGGCTGGAACGTCAGCGCCGCCTGCAAGTGCCGGCCGAGTACTTTCTGCTCACCTTCACCTTGCCGGCCGAACTGCGGCCCTTGGCTTTCCGGCAAGCACGCGCCGTCTATGCTGCGTTGTTCGCCGCCGCCTGGGCGACGGTGCAGGCCTTCTGCCGTAACGACCGGAAACTCAAGGGCGAAGCCGGGGCGGTGGCGGTGCTGCACACCCACTCGCGCCGGCTCGACCTGCACCCGCATGTCCATCTCGCCATGCCGGCGGCCACCCTTGATCCAAAAACGCGGCGCTGGCGGACCAAGACCGGCTACCTGTTCAACCACCAGGCGCTGGCCAAGGTGTTTCGCGGCAAACTGCTCGCCGCGTTGAAACAGGAAGGGCTGAGCTTGCCCAGCCAACTGCCAAAGAAATGGGTGGCCGATTGCAAAAGTGTCGGCAACGGCGAGAAGGCGCTGGTCTATCTCGGGCGCTACCTCTATCGCGGGGTGATCCGGGAATCCGACATCCTGTCCTGCGAGAACGGCCAAGTCAGCTTTCGTTACCGGGACAGCCAGAGCGGCGAAATGAAGGTGCGCACCGAAAGTGCCGCCGACTTCCTGCGCCTGATCCTGCAACACGTCCTGCCCAAGGGTTTCCGGCGGGCGCGGAACTACGGCTTTCTGCACCCTAACCGCAAAAGCCTGATTGCCTTGCTGCACCTCGTGCTCAGGATCGCGCCACGCACACCGCCCATCGAGAAACCCCGGCCGGCGTTTCTTTGTCCTTGCTGCGGCACACCGATGCAGATCATCCGGCGGCGGATTCCGGCCAGCACGGTCAGGCGACGAAGTTCGGCACTGATGGCGGAGACGGCCGTGTAA
- a CDS encoding UbiX family flavin prenyltransferase, giving the protein MNKTICLALTGASGMPYGLRLLDCLLAAGCRVQLLYSQAAQVVARQEVDLELPSRPGEAKAALLARLGAVDPEKLVIFGREEWFAPVASGSNPPDAMIVCPCSMGTLAAIAQGLADKLIERAADVVLKEGRKLILVPRETPLSVIHLENMLRLARAGAVILPPSPGFYHHPQSVAEVIDFVVARVLDQLAIPHALMQRWGE; this is encoded by the coding sequence ATGAACAAGACAATCTGCCTCGCCCTGACTGGCGCTTCCGGCATGCCCTACGGCTTGCGTTTGCTGGATTGCCTGCTGGCGGCCGGCTGCCGCGTGCAGCTGCTGTATTCGCAGGCCGCGCAGGTGGTCGCACGCCAGGAAGTGGATCTCGAACTGCCATCACGTCCCGGCGAAGCCAAGGCCGCCCTATTGGCCCGCCTTGGCGCGGTCGACCCGGAAAAACTGGTGATTTTCGGTCGTGAGGAATGGTTCGCCCCGGTGGCCTCCGGGTCCAACCCACCGGACGCGATGATCGTCTGTCCCTGCTCGATGGGCACGTTGGCCGCCATCGCCCAAGGGCTGGCCGACAAGCTGATCGAGCGCGCCGCCGACGTCGTCCTCAAGGAAGGCCGCAAACTGATCCTGGTTCCGCGGGAAACACCGCTTTCGGTCATCCATCTCGAGAACATGCTGCGCCTGGCGCGAGCCGGCGCCGTCATCCTGCCGCCCAGCCCGGGTTTCTACCACCACCCGCAAAGCGTGGCGGAGGTGATCGATTTCGTCGTCGCCCGGGTTCTCGACCAGCTTGCCATCCCGCACGCGCTGATGCAGCGCTGGGGCGAATGA
- a CDS encoding LON peptidase substrate-binding domain-containing protein, protein MEIPLFPLNAVLFPGGLLPLRIFEQRYLDMAAACMKDDLPFGICLIVAGEEAGGVAEPHPVGTLARITDWEMEQLGILQVTTRGGQRFRIVDKAVGPNNLWRAGVEIIANDGPLPFPTQHERLLPLLRRVASDIGSARIPEPHHYDDAEWVGYRITEILPVQNLAKQKLLELEDPISRLEILEKFLDQRKLLD, encoded by the coding sequence ATGGAAATTCCGCTGTTTCCGCTCAATGCCGTGCTCTTCCCGGGCGGCTTGCTGCCACTCAGGATCTTCGAGCAGCGCTATCTCGACATGGCCGCCGCCTGCATGAAGGATGATCTTCCCTTCGGCATCTGCCTGATCGTCGCCGGCGAGGAGGCAGGCGGCGTCGCCGAACCGCATCCGGTCGGCACGCTGGCTCGCATCACCGACTGGGAGATGGAGCAGCTCGGCATCTTGCAGGTGACGACACGCGGCGGACAGCGCTTTCGCATCGTCGACAAGGCAGTCGGCCCCAACAACCTGTGGCGGGCCGGGGTCGAAATCATCGCCAACGATGGTCCCCTGCCCTTTCCCACTCAACACGAGCGCCTGCTGCCTCTGTTGCGGAGAGTCGCCAGCGACATCGGCTCCGCCCGTATTCCCGAGCCGCACCACTACGACGATGCGGAATGGGTCGGCTACCGCATCACCGAAATCCTGCCGGTGCAGAACCTGGCCAAGCAGAAACTGCTGGAACTCGAAGACCCCATTTCTCGCCTCGAGATCCTCGAGAAATTTCTCGATCAGCGCAAGCTGCTGGATTGA
- a CDS encoding dioxygenase, producing MANRLTPVFVSHGGGPMPLLGDPGHTEMVDCLKGLAAKLARPNAVVVVSAHWEEKVATITASENPSLIYDYYGFPEESYAITYPCRGEPTLAQELHSLLEAAAIDVALDGERGLDHGVFVPLKIMWPEANVPCVQLSLLNSLDPSSHIAVGKALRGLGRENVWLIGSGFSFHNLKAFFATDNASSRQMNRDFEWWLRDTCSSTSCSEAERMKRLIHWIEAPGARFCHPREEHLLPLHVCYGAAQRRCSEALNLKIMGKESSMYVW from the coding sequence ATGGCAAACCGCCTAACACCAGTATTTGTCTCCCACGGCGGTGGCCCGATGCCGCTCCTTGGCGACCCCGGGCACACTGAGATGGTCGACTGCCTGAAAGGCTTGGCTGCAAAACTTGCTCGCCCTAATGCCGTCGTTGTAGTGAGCGCTCATTGGGAGGAGAAAGTTGCCACCATTACTGCCTCTGAAAATCCTTCGCTGATTTATGACTACTACGGATTTCCAGAAGAATCGTATGCAATCACTTATCCCTGCAGAGGCGAGCCAACTCTGGCTCAGGAACTACACAGTCTGTTAGAAGCTGCAGCGATCGATGTGGCTCTGGATGGGGAGCGAGGTCTTGACCACGGCGTATTTGTTCCGCTGAAAATCATGTGGCCCGAGGCCAATGTGCCCTGTGTTCAATTATCGCTGCTAAATTCGCTTGATCCATCGAGTCATATCGCCGTCGGTAAGGCACTGCGTGGCTTGGGCCGTGAGAATGTATGGCTAATAGGCTCTGGGTTCTCGTTTCACAATTTGAAGGCGTTTTTTGCTACTGACAATGCCTCATCGCGTCAGATGAACCGAGATTTTGAGTGGTGGTTGCGGGATACATGCAGTAGCACGTCCTGCTCGGAAGCCGAAAGAATGAAAAGGCTGATCCACTGGATTGAGGCGCCGGGTGCTCGGTTCTGTCATCCTCGGGAAGAGCATTTGCTCCCGCTTCACGTGTGTTACGGGGCGGCCCAAAGGCGATGTTCAGAGGCGCTGAATCTCAAGATCATGGGCAAAGAATCGAGCATGTATGTTTGGTGA
- a CDS encoding MBL fold metallo-hydrolase: MSIRLPDALLVIERGWLSANSIMCFEGDHATVVDSGYVTHAARTVELVDHALHGRRLKRLINTHSHSDHIGGNAALQARFGCEIIVPAGLHATIAEWDENALLLSPLGQQGARFQHDHLIQAGDDISMGDLNWQALAVPGHDMEALAFYNPERRILISGDALWESGFGVIFSEILGEADGIAVTRATLEMLSRLPIDIVIPGHGSPFAGVDAAFERAFRRVDSFAADIDKLAWHAIKVVISFAMLERGRLPAKDFPAFVLGLPFAISINNRYLNLPEDRLVARIENELLLVNALRREDGFLVAG; encoded by the coding sequence ATGAGCATCCGGCTCCCGGACGCGCTGCTCGTTATCGAGCGCGGCTGGCTATCGGCCAACAGCATCATGTGCTTCGAGGGTGACCACGCCACGGTGGTTGATAGCGGTTACGTCACGCACGCTGCCCGGACGGTCGAGTTGGTTGATCATGCCCTCCACGGTCGACGCCTGAAAAGGCTCATAAATACCCATTCGCACTCCGACCACATCGGTGGCAACGCAGCGCTGCAAGCGCGTTTTGGTTGCGAGATCATCGTCCCTGCCGGCCTCCACGCTACCATCGCCGAGTGGGACGAAAACGCGCTGCTCCTCTCGCCGCTCGGCCAGCAGGGGGCGCGCTTCCAGCACGACCACCTGATCCAAGCCGGCGATGACATTTCGATGGGAGACCTCAACTGGCAGGCGCTGGCCGTTCCCGGACATGACATGGAGGCGCTCGCCTTCTACAACCCGGAACGGCGTATCCTGATCTCGGGCGACGCTCTCTGGGAAAGCGGCTTTGGTGTGATCTTTTCCGAGATTCTCGGTGAGGCCGATGGCATAGCCGTCACCCGCGCCACCCTCGAAATGCTCTCGCGCCTGCCGATCGACATCGTCATTCCCGGACATGGCAGCCCGTTCGCCGGGGTTGACGCCGCTTTCGAGCGGGCCTTCCGGCGAGTGGACAGCTTCGCCGCCGACATCGACAAGCTGGCCTGGCATGCCATCAAGGTCGTGATTTCCTTTGCCATGCTGGAAAGAGGCCGGCTGCCGGCCAAGGACTTTCCGGCATTCGTGCTTGGCCTGCCCTTCGCCATCAGCATCAACAACCGCTACCTGAACCTGCCGGAAGATCGGCTTGTCGCGCGCATCGAGAACGAACTGCTGCTGGTCAATGCCCTGCGCCGCGAGGACGGTTTTCTGGTGGCAGGCTAG
- a CDS encoding DUF1289 domain-containing protein codes for MDNEDQYLCVGICMVDPDSGYCLGCGRPPLDAPEVVAEIVTLIRTPRPTTSDPDNPE; via the coding sequence ATGGATAACGAGGATCAATATCTCTGCGTCGGCATCTGCATGGTAGACCCCGATTCGGGCTACTGCCTGGGTTGCGGCCGGCCGCCCCTCGACGCGCCGGAGGTCGTCGCCGAGATCGTCACCTTGATAAGAACGCCACGACCGACAACCAGCGATCCGGACAACCCGGAATGA
- the rapZ gene encoding RNase adapter RapZ gives MQLVLISGLSGSGKSVALHLLEDAGYYCVDNLPVIMLTVLVRMLKEEGISKVAVAIDARSGIGIELLPRKLRMLEEEGTQQNFLFLHADEETLLKRYSESRRRHPRAADGQTLAEAIRAERKLLEPISTLGHRIDTSGLKANALREWIHQFIDHEPGRGLTLMFESFGFKHGIPLDADLVFDVRCLPNPHYDPELRPLTGKDQAVIDFLESEPEVIRMRDDIARFIATWLPAYVRDNRNYLTVAIGCTGGQHRSVYCAEWLGHKFQEEASVLIRHRTLAGS, from the coding sequence ATGCAACTCGTTCTCATCAGCGGCCTTTCCGGGTCTGGCAAGTCGGTCGCCCTGCATCTTCTCGAAGATGCAGGGTATTACTGCGTGGACAATCTGCCGGTGATCATGCTCACGGTTCTCGTCCGCATGCTCAAGGAGGAGGGAATCAGCAAGGTGGCGGTAGCGATCGACGCGCGTTCGGGGATAGGTATCGAACTGCTCCCGCGAAAGCTGCGCATGCTGGAGGAGGAGGGAACGCAACAGAACTTCCTCTTCCTTCACGCCGACGAAGAAACTTTGCTCAAGCGCTATTCCGAATCGCGCCGGCGCCATCCGCGTGCCGCCGACGGGCAGACCCTGGCCGAAGCGATCCGCGCCGAACGCAAATTGCTCGAACCGATCTCGACGCTCGGCCACCGCATCGATACCAGCGGGCTCAAGGCCAACGCGCTGCGTGAATGGATTCACCAATTCATCGACCACGAACCGGGACGCGGACTGACGCTGATGTTCGAATCGTTCGGCTTCAAGCATGGCATTCCACTGGATGCCGATCTCGTCTTCGACGTGCGCTGCCTGCCCAACCCGCATTACGATCCCGAGTTGCGTCCGCTGACCGGCAAGGACCAGGCGGTCATCGATTTCCTCGAGAGCGAGCCCGAGGTCATCCGCATGCGCGACGACATCGCCCGCTTCATCGCCACCTGGCTGCCGGCATACGTTCGCGACAACCGCAACTATCTGACCGTGGCCATCGGCTGCACCGGCGGCCAGCACCGGTCGGTCTATTGCGCGGAATGGCTCGGTCACAAGTTCCAAGAAGAGGCCAGCGTCCTGATCCGCCACCGCACGCTGGCCGGCAGTTGA
- a CDS encoding DUF1289 domain-containing protein, giving the protein MVTSPCINVCQMDELTGLCSGCFRTIDEIAVWAGIDDSRRLGILAAIAKRRQEHDPWEGDLRGDCDRHG; this is encoded by the coding sequence ATGGTCACCTCGCCCTGCATCAACGTGTGCCAGATGGACGAACTGACCGGCCTGTGTTCGGGCTGCTTTCGGACCATTGACGAGATCGCCGTTTGGGCAGGGATCGACGACTCCCGCCGCCTGGGCATCCTCGCCGCCATCGCCAAACGCCGGCAGGAGCATGACCCCTGGGAAGGCGACCTGCGCGGCGACTGCGACCGGCATGGATAA
- a CDS encoding hydroxymethylglutaryl-CoA lyase gives MLPTKVNIIEVGPRDGLQNEAQVVPTAIKIELIDRLAEAGLRVIEATAFVSPKWVPQMGDNAAVMQGIKRHPAAVYPVLTPNLHGFDAALQAGATEVAIFGAASESFSQKNINCSIVESLKRFEPILSAASALEIPVRGYVSCVVGCPYEGDIAPAQAAGVAKSLFDMGCYEVSLGDTIGVGNPASIQRLIEACARVVPIEKLAGHYHDTYGMAIANIYASLQMGMAIFDSSVAGLGGCPYARGASGNVATEDVVYLMHGLGIETGVDLAKLAAIGNWISSTINRPNGAKAGRAICARTAQ, from the coding sequence ATGCTTCCCACCAAAGTAAACATCATCGAAGTCGGCCCGCGCGACGGGCTGCAGAATGAAGCGCAGGTCGTGCCGACCGCCATCAAGATCGAGCTGATCGACCGTCTGGCCGAAGCGGGGCTGCGCGTCATCGAGGCGACGGCTTTCGTGTCACCGAAATGGGTGCCGCAAATGGGCGACAACGCGGCGGTCATGCAGGGCATCAAACGCCACCCTGCTGCGGTCTACCCGGTTTTGACGCCCAATTTGCACGGCTTCGATGCGGCGCTGCAGGCCGGCGCGACCGAGGTGGCGATTTTCGGCGCTGCTTCGGAGTCGTTTTCGCAGAAAAATATCAACTGCTCGATTGTCGAGAGCCTGAAACGCTTCGAGCCGATCCTTTCGGCTGCCAGCGCCCTTGAAATTCCGGTACGCGGCTACGTTTCCTGCGTCGTCGGCTGTCCCTACGAGGGAGACATCGCGCCGGCGCAGGCGGCCGGCGTGGCGAAATCACTGTTCGACATGGGCTGCTACGAGGTCTCGCTCGGTGACACCATCGGCGTCGGCAACCCGGCGTCAATCCAGCGCCTGATCGAGGCCTGCGCCAGAGTGGTTCCCATCGAGAAACTGGCCGGACACTACCACGACACCTACGGCATGGCGATCGCCAATATCTACGCTTCGCTACAGATGGGTATGGCTATTTTCGACAGCTCGGTGGCCGGACTGGGCGGTTGTCCGTATGCCCGGGGAGCCTCGGGCAATGTCGCGACCGAGGATGTCGTTTACCTGATGCACGGTCTGGGGATTGAAACTGGCGTCGATCTCGCTAAACTTGCAGCCATCGGCAACTGGATTTCCAGTACCATCAACCGCCCGAACGGCGCCAAGGCCGGTCGGGCAATTTGCGCGAGGACTGCCCAATGA
- a CDS encoding tyrosine-type recombinase/integrase, protein MRHSYATHLIEHGVDLLEVQKILGHHSILTTARYTHLTSHTNESARTRIDALMQGFVLDWRNIR, encoded by the coding sequence CTGCGCCACAGCTATGCCACGCACCTGATCGAGCACGGTGTCGATCTGCTGGAAGTCCAGAAGATCCTCGGTCACCACTCCATCCTGACCACCGCCCGCTACACGCACCTCACCAGCCATACCAACGAATCGGCCCGGACCCGCATCGATGCCCTGATGCAGGGCTTTGTCCTCGACTGGCGAAACATCCGATGA
- a CDS encoding amidohydrolase → MNIPELPFLAELSALRRDIHAHPELAFDENRTAEVVAHELERYGLEVHRGIARTGVVGVLRAGTSRRMIGLRADMDALPLAELNEFPHHSRYHGKMHACGHDGHTAILLGAARHLAANPDFDGSVAFIFQPAEESDGGAAVMIEDGLFERFPVEAVFGLHNWPGIPVGEMAVMPGAVMAGTCAFEISVRGHGCHAAMPHQGVDSIVAGAQLVQALQTVVSRTLHPCDAAVVSVTQFHGGEAWNIIPEEVVLRGTIRSFKPEVQETVERAVERLCSGVAAANGAQIGVHFDHRYPPTVNSAAETEFCRGVAAEVLGSERVLTDLLPSMGAEDFAYMLREKPGCYVWLGNGPGTGGCTLHNPHYDFNDEILAPGIAYWTRLVQRALPAA, encoded by the coding sequence ATGAACATTCCCGAGCTGCCATTTCTTGCCGAATTGTCGGCGCTGCGCCGCGACATTCACGCGCACCCGGAACTGGCCTTTGACGAGAACCGTACCGCTGAAGTGGTGGCCCACGAGCTCGAGCGCTACGGGCTCGAGGTTCATCGCGGTATCGCCCGGACCGGGGTCGTCGGCGTCCTGCGGGCCGGGACGTCGCGGCGCATGATCGGCCTGCGCGCCGACATGGATGCCTTGCCGCTGGCCGAGCTAAACGAGTTTCCGCACCACTCGCGCTACCATGGAAAGATGCACGCCTGCGGCCATGACGGTCATACCGCGATCCTTCTCGGGGCGGCGCGCCACCTGGCGGCGAACCCGGATTTCGACGGCAGCGTGGCATTCATCTTCCAGCCGGCAGAGGAATCGGATGGTGGCGCTGCCGTGATGATCGAGGATGGATTGTTCGAGCGCTTTCCGGTCGAGGCCGTATTCGGCCTGCACAACTGGCCGGGTATTCCTGTCGGCGAGATGGCGGTGATGCCCGGGGCGGTGATGGCCGGCACCTGCGCCTTCGAGATCAGCGTACGCGGCCATGGCTGCCATGCGGCGATGCCGCACCAGGGAGTCGACTCGATCGTTGCCGGCGCGCAACTGGTTCAGGCCTTGCAGACCGTGGTCAGCCGCACGCTGCACCCGTGCGATGCGGCGGTGGTCAGCGTCACCCAGTTCCATGGTGGCGAGGCATGGAACATCATTCCCGAGGAAGTCGTACTGCGCGGCACCATCCGCAGCTTCAAGCCCGAGGTCCAGGAAACCGTCGAGCGTGCCGTCGAGCGCCTGTGCAGCGGTGTCGCGGCGGCGAACGGGGCGCAGATCGGCGTTCATTTCGACCATCGCTACCCGCCGACCGTCAACAGCGCGGCGGAGACGGAATTCTGCCGCGGCGTTGCCGCCGAGGTGCTGGGGAGTGAGCGAGTGCTCACTGACTTGCTGCCGTCGATGGGCGCGGAGGACTTCGCCTACATGCTGCGCGAGAAGCCGGGTTGTTACGTGTGGTTGGGCAACGGGCCGGGGACTGGCGGCTGCACCCTGCACAACCCGCATTACGATTTCAACGACGAGATTCTGGCGCCCGGCATTGCCTACTGGACGCGATTGGTCCAGCGCGCCCTGCCGGCCGCCTAG
- a CDS encoding site-specific integrase — translation MTNDFPEPFARQYDSHLKHLKLKGLQPKTIDAYARAIRRLGGYFDYRIDALSEAQLTEYFSDLIGTHSWSAVKLDLYGLKFFTTHILKQPWAMPNLIKPPRTQRLPDIVTVDEAQRLFLATRVLSYRVFYFTLYSLGLRLGEGLALKVGDIDAARLRVQVRDAKGNRDRLVPLPQATLSVLRRFWQTHRHPELLFPNRHAGLKGAHLATSPLDRGGVQITLRKVVADCGLIAGIPSAARTPQT, via the coding sequence ATGACGAACGATTTCCCCGAGCCTTTTGCCCGGCAGTACGACAGCCACTTGAAACACCTGAAGCTGAAGGGCCTGCAACCCAAGACCATCGACGCTTACGCCCGCGCCATCCGGCGCCTCGGCGGGTATTTCGATTACCGCATCGACGCCTTGTCGGAAGCCCAACTCACCGAGTACTTCAGCGACCTGATCGGCACCCACTCGTGGAGCGCGGTGAAGCTCGATCTCTACGGCCTCAAATTCTTCACCACCCATATCCTGAAACAGCCTTGGGCGATGCCGAACCTGATCAAGCCGCCCAGGACCCAGCGCCTGCCGGACATTGTCACGGTCGACGAAGCGCAGCGCCTGTTTCTGGCGACGCGGGTGCTCAGCTACCGGGTGTTCTACTTCACCCTCTACAGCCTTGGGCTACGGCTGGGTGAAGGGCTGGCGCTCAAGGTCGGTGACATCGATGCCGCCCGCCTGCGCGTCCAGGTGCGCGACGCCAAGGGCAACCGGGATCGCCTCGTGCCCCTGCCGCAGGCCACGCTCTCGGTGCTGCGCCGTTTCTGGCAAACGCATCGCCATCCCGAACTCCTGTTTCCCAACCGCCACGCCGGCCTGAAAGGCGCGCATCTGGCGACTTCACCGCTCGATCGCGGTGGCGTGCAAATCACCCTGCGCAAAGTCGTGGCCGACTGCGGCTTAATCGCTGGGATACCGTCTGCGGCGAGGACGCCGCAGACATAA